The Megasphaera elsdenii DSM 20460 genome includes the window ATTGTCTTTAGCTTCACGAGCCGCAGCTTCGTTATTAATATTGGTCTGCAGCTGTTTATCCGCATTTTCCAGATTGGTAACCGAATATTTGCGCTTCCGTGCTTCTTCCTCAATGGCATCGGCATTGGCTTTGGCTTGCGTATCGAGGGCAACGATATTTTCGCCTACCGTATTGCCGGCCGTTACATAATTCCCGCTGATAAGGGTATTATCCACGACGCCCTGCATGCCGACGACTTTATTTTTAGCGGTAATATTGGTCTGGGAAACGATTTCGTTACCGTTGATGGTAGACTGGGAAGTCAAGGTACCTTTGACCAGAGCATTGCCATCCACGTTCAGGTTGCCACGGCTGTTCAGGCTGCCCGCATTGACGGCACCGCCTACATTGGCGTTGTGGCCTACGCTGATAGAATTGGTCACCCTGGCAGAGCCGGCAGTGAGTTTATCGCTTACATCGACAGAAGCGGCGCTGATATTGCCCGTAGCGTCGATGCTGCCCGTGGAAATGGCATTGCCTTTAATGGTGGTAGAGGACGAAGAAGTTCCATCATTATAAGTAAAGGTTGTCCCGGTCGATTTAGCAGTAGCAACCTGGGAATATTCTCCTGCAGTATCTCCCGCAGTATCAATAATCTGTCCATTTGAAGATGTACTGGAAATGTCATTAGTTGCCTTGCTCACAATCGCTCCAGTTCTGGCGCGATATTCTGTATAAGCTGTACCGCCATCATTGGCAAGTCCTGCCGCCTCATTATTGACTACACCAATCTGTGCTCCGCTTCCATTGACCTGAAGAGTTGCGCTATACTGATTGCCCTTATATGTCATGGATTCATTAATAGAAGTACTATTAGCATCTGCTACTCTGGTAAGAGAGGCTGTCTTAGTTTCAACCGCGGAAGTTCTGGAATCCAGTTTGGTATCCGCCGCTTCACGGGCTGCTGCTTCATTATCGATATTGGTCTGCAGCTGTTCATCCGCAGTTTTCAGATCCGAAATATCACTGGTATTTTTACTTACAGTCGTATTTTTGGCATATTCACCTAGCTGAATGTCTACGCCATCTTTCGTATAAACCGTCTGCTCTGTACCAGACACATCTTTGACAGTAACATAATCATCAGCAGCTGATACATATCCCGCTCCGAGGGGGCTAATCAATAAAGCTGCTACGGCTGCCAGTACAGCCCGTTTCGCCATACGGCCCGTGCTCGTGGATTTGCTCGTTCCTTTGGCTAATTCTGAAGCTACGACGTAGCAATTTTTTGTTTTACTCCATATGACTTTAAATATCCTATTCATATTTTCGCATCCTTTCTGCATTAAAATTCGTCCTCGACCCTATTTTTGCGTACAAAAATAGAACCTGATGAAATACGAACTTTTTTTGATTTTTTATGCATCTTTGCTGAAGATGAATTTGAAATAATCTTCCTGGAACTGGCGATATTTCCGTTTGGCCAGAGGAATTTTGTGTCCCTTCACTTCGATGTATTCGCTCTTTATGATGTGAATTGCGGACTGGTTGACGATGTAACCTTTTCCGGGAGAGACGAACTGGCCGGGGGCGAGGGTTTCAAAGGTCTGCAGCATGGCCAGCAGGGACTGGCGCGTTTCCAGCATGGAGCCATCTACGGTATGGACTTGTTGGACGTGGCCGTTGCTCTCGACGAAGAGGATATGATTGATTTCCTCGACCTGGATGCCGCCACCGACAAGGCGAAAGATGACTTTTTTCCGCATAGGATACCTCCTTTCTGTTCGTGATAGGGAAGCACTTGTATTGGCAATCTTATTATAGCGTAATTTTCTGATTAAATATTCAACGCGAACTGAAATGCACATTTTTTGGCGTAAATTGATAAATGTAACTTATAGAATTATAAAACAGAAAAGTATATAGTTATCTCCGATGAGAGCGAGAAAGGCCATTGCATCGTGTTCCTAAATATGGTATGATACGGCCGAGGCAAAAGATAGCATCACCTGGTGTGAGTTATACTTTTTTTTCGGATATTTCTAAAGATGGTTTTGTCATCTGCTTGGATCTGATTCAGACCGAGACAGAAAGGATTAGGTGGGATTGTTACAGATTTCACCTGCACTATGGATATTTGTCGCTTAGACACCTTTCGGTCTGTGCCGGAAGGTGTTTTTTTGTTCTTTTGCCCCAGATTCCAATAGGGAGGTTTTTTTGTTGAAAAAGTGTTGTGATTTTCTGGTAAACAACATGGCCATTTTCGTCGTCCTCATCGGTATCGTCGGCGCCGTATGGCCGCAGACCCTGCAGTGGGTCAAGCCTTATGTCGGCTGGCTCCTGGGTATCGTCATGTTCGGCATGGGCATGACCTTGACCGTTCAGGATTTCAAGACCGTCTTCAAACGGCCGTGGGAAGTCCTCATCGGCGTCGTCGCCCAGTTCATCATCATGCCCTTCGTGGCCTGGGCCCTGGTCCGTCTCTTTACCCTGCCGCCGGAACTGGCTATTGGCGTCATCCTCGTCGGGACCTGCCCGGGCGGGACGGCATCGAATGTCATTTCCTACCTGGCTAAGGGCGATGTCGCCCTGTCCGTATCGATGACCATGTCGACGACGCTCCTGGCGCCCATTGTGACGCCGACCCTGACCTGGTTCCTGGCAGGCGCCTGGATCCACGTTTCCTTCGTGTCCATGATGATTTCCATTGCGGAAATGGTCCTGGTACCGGTCCTGCTCGGCCTGGCAGCTCATCATTTCTTTGCCAGCCGCGTCGAAAAGGTCCTGCCGGCGATGCCCGTCATTTCCGTCGTCACCATCGTCATCCTCGTCGGCTGCGTCGTATCCCTCAGCGCATCGCGCCTGTTCGACGTTGGCCTGCTCATGGCAGCCATCGTCATCTTGCACAACGTCTTTGGCCTGGCCCTGGGCTATGGTATGGCCAAATTGTTCCGCCTCGATTCGCGTAAATCCCGGACCGTGGCCATCGAAGTGGGGATGCAAAATTCCGGTATGGCTGCCTCCCTGGCTGTCTTATATTTCAATCCGGCAGCGGCTATCCCCGGCGCTATCTTCAGCGTATGGCACAATATTTCCGGGTCCATCGTGGCCAATTTCTTCTCGCGCCGCGATGAAAAAGCCGAAGAAAAGGCCCGCGCCCTGTCTGTCGATAAATCGAGTGTTCCTACTCATTAATTTATATTCCAAAGGAGTCTTAATATCATGAAAATTTTCCGTACTGTCAAAGAAATGCAGGCATTTGCTGGTGAACAGAAAAAAGCTGGTAAGGTCATCGGTCTGGTCCCGACCATGGGGGCTCTCCACGAAGGTCATCTGACCTTGATGCGGGCTGCTAAAGCCAAATGCGACGTCGTCATCGCTTCGGTCTTCGTCAACCCGACCCAGTTCGGCCCGAACGAAGATTATGACGCTTATCCGCGCCGCTTCGATGAAGACTGCCAGAAGTTGGAAAGCGTCGGTGTCGATGCCGTCTTCCATCCGGAACCGTCGGAAATGTATCCGGAAGGTTATTGCACGTATGTCAACGTCGACGGCGACATTACCCATAAACTCTGCGGGGCTCAGCGTCCTATCCATTTCCGCGGCGTCGCTACGGTCGTTACGAAATTGATGAACATCACCCGTGCCGATGAAGCTTTCTTCGGTCAGAAAGATGCTCAGCAGGTCGTCGTCGTCCGCCGTTTCGTCAGCGACCTCAACCTCCCGGTCCACATCAATATGGTCCCCATCGTCCGTGAAGAAAGCGGTCTGGCCCGGAGCTCGCGCAATGCTTACCTTTCGCCGGAAGAAAAACAGGCAGCCTTGGTTTTGTCCCGTAGCCTGCGCAAAGCTAAAGCAGCTTATGAAGGCGGCGAAAAAGACGTAGAAACGCTGAAATCCATCGTCACCAAGGAAATCCAGGCTGAACCGATGGCTTCTATCGATTACGTTGATCTCTTCTCTTTCCCGGCTTTGAAACCGATCCAGACTGTCGACCAGGAAAGCCTCTTGGCCATTGCCGTCCGTATCGGCAAGACGCGCCTCATCGATAATGTCATCTTAGGCTAAGGAAATCTTCACATTTTCTTCACATTTCCTCCACATCTTTTTCGCACGTCTCTGGTATAGTAAAAGCATAAACAGAGGGGTACTACAAAGGAGGTTTTCATGATGAAGAAAAAAATCCTAGCCGGATTGGCGGCACTCGTCGTAATTGCCGGTTTTTCCGCCTTTGCAGCCACACCAGCTGCTTTAGAAGGTTCATCGTCAGGGACTTACGGCTCAGGTTATACATGTTATGACAACGGTAACGGGTATTGCCGGGGGCCGCAGGCCTGCTATGATGACCACGATAACTGCTATACTGGAAATGGTTATTGCCAGGGACCGCGCCGCGGCTGCCGGGCCGATGGCCAGCGCGGCTGTCAGGGCCGTCAAGATTGCCCTGCCTATAGCGAACAACAGTAAGCCGTTCTAATCAAAGGGGGAAAACAATATGGTAATGACTCACTACATGGAACTCTTATCGCTCCATGAACCTTGGTTCTTGATTCTCTTCATGCTGGTACCGATGGTATTGGCTGAAACGATTTTAGCGTCTGGTGCTTTTTCCTTGCTCTACAAGGACAGCCGCAGTGAAAAATGGGACAGCCTGAGCCACGTCTGCGGACTCATCTTAGGCGTCTTCTTCATTGTAGCTACGGTATACATCGTCACATCCTATGTGCCGACTATCCAGTGGCGCGGCCCGATTGATTATATTTCTATTTGGGCTTATGTCTTAGGCGTCATCCCAGCCGTCCTCATCCTCTTGCAGGAATTGGGCATTATCTTTAAGAGCTCCGATTCGACGGCCAAGATCAAGAAACACATCGTCCTCATGATTCTCTTCGTCCTGTTCACGCACTTAGCCATGGTCTTCGGCATGGCTGACCCACAGCTCGCAGGTTACGTTCCGCCGAAACAGAACAACATGCAGATGCAGATGAACGGCAATATGCCCATGGACCACAGTCAGATGGACCATAGCCAGATGAACCATGACCAAATGAACGGTCAAATGAATGGCCAGATGAATAACAATAACGGCCAGATGGACCACAGTAAGATGTAAAATTCGTGGCTAGTGGTTCGGTGGTTCGTGGCTTCGTAGGGGCCGTCCCAGAGGGCGGGCCGCCTCTCCTGTTAGGAGAGGTGGCTCGAAGGGCCGGAGAGGTTTAACCTCTCAGTCAGCTATAGCTGACAGCTCCCCTATAAGGGGAGCCATTATACGAGCCACGAACCACTATAACAACGAACCAATCGAGTAGGAGGGATTTCTGAGTAGAAATCCCGACCTCTCACACCACCGTGCGTACCGTTCGGTACACGGCGGTTTCCTAGTTTTCGCATACTTGCTTGTAATAGCTCGTCATGGTTATGTAGCCAAGGCGGGCTATTTCTTTATTCGTAAGAACTGAGTTCAGCATTGCCGCTGCTCGCCACGGACCTTTTCGGCAGTTAGCCATTTCCAACACTACCCACTTGGGCGCGCCGTATTGGCTTATCATCCGGTGTTTCGTCCGTACCTTCTTCCATTGTTTCCAGTATATGGTTCGTATTTTGCGTCGAATCCATCTGTCAATTTGAATTAGCAGTTCCTTCATATTCGCTAGTTTAAAGTAATTCACCCATCCCTTTATGAATCGTTTCAATAGAAGGGCTCTCACTTCGTTTCCTTTTCCATTGCTTCGTTTCAATATAAACCGCAAACGGTCTTTCATCTTAGTAATGGATTTCGGATGCACCCGGAGTCGGCATTTTCCATTCTTTCGGTAGAAGCCATATCCCAGATATTTAACATAGCGGATGTGGGCTACGTGCGTCTTATTTCGATTCACCTTGAGAAATAATTTCTTCTCAATATATCGAGTGATGCTTTCCAAGGTCCTTTCGGCACTTCTTCTGCTTTTGCAGAGTATCATGCAGTCATCTGCATAGCGGACAAATTTATGTCCGCGCCGTTCCAGCTCCTTATCCAGCTCATTCAGCATGATGTTACTCAAGAGCGGACTCAATGGCCCTCCTTGGGGAACCCCCTGTTCACTTCGTTCGAACATCCCATGCCGGATAACACCAGCATGGAGATATTGGTGTATCAGCGAGATGACCCGGCCGTCTTTTACGCTCCTTGACAGAACTTCTATCAATTTGCTTTGGCAGACATTGTCGAAAAATTTCTCCAAGTCCATGTCTACGACGTAGACATAGCCCTCATCTGCATAGGCCTGGCATTGTTTCAACGCATCGTGGGCGCCCCGTTTGGGACGGAACCCGAAACTGCTATCTGAAAACTGTGGCTCGTAGATAGGCACAAGAACCTGCGTAATCGCCTGTTGTATCATGCGGTCTACGACCGTAGGGATTCCTAATTTCCGGAATTTCCCTTTTTCCTCTTTGGGTATTTCAACCCGACGGACTGGCTGGGGCTTATATTTCCCATTCCGTATTTGCTGAAGGAGGTCCAGGCGATGTTCCCGCAGGTAGGGTAGAAGTTCATCTACACTCATCCTGTCGACCCCGCCGGTTCCTCGATTAGACTTTACCTTCTTATAGGCACCATTTAAGTTGTCTCGTGATAAAATCTGCTTCAACAGACTGTCCGCTGGCAAGCTTGCAATGATGTCGTTGTGTTCAGCAATCCTCGCATGGGCAGACGCTTCCACATATCCCGGTTGTTCCGCAACCTCTTTTTGTGGACAGCCTTCTTGATGAAGTTTTCTGTCTTTCATTCCATGATTGGTTACTTTCATTAACTAACATCTCCTAGGATTCGGCCCTTTCCTCATGGTCTATAGCCCATAAGGTACTATGGCCTCGGCTGACTCCTCATGATAAATCTTATTTCAACCATGATGTCCAATCTATATGGCACCATCATGTCCATGAGGCCTCCCCGGGTAAGAACGCACTCTTTCTCTCCATGTGTCTGCCACATCTACTATTCATGGTTCCGTGTAGCTATGGGACTTCAACCTGTTAGGCGGCCTTATCCCCATGACTAGCCTTATGTGATTTCTGTTCGTCAGACCAGAGATTTGCCTCGACCTTCCTTCAGATTCCATCTCACGATGGACACCCTTGGTTCTGGCTATAGCCTTCCCGCTACCGGGCGGCTTAGGGACTTTCACCCATTAGAGTGCGCCCATGCCGGGCGCACCTAAAAGGGCTTGTCGCACGTGCGACAAGCCCTTTTTTCATGCTATAATTGATATAAAAAGGGGGAAACACGATGGATTTAGCGCAGCCGATTTTAGAGGGCATCATCGTTCTGGCTAAACAATACGATATTCAAAAGGTCATTCTTTTTGGCTCCCGTGCCCGTGGCGATAATTGGGAACGCAGCGATATTGACCTGGCTGTCTGCGGTGGAGATGTCACGCGGTTTTCTCTTGATGTCGATGAGGTCATCCCGACACTGCTCATGTTCGATGTCGTCGATTTAGATGAACCGGTCCAGCCTGAACTGCGAGCCGCTATCCAACGGGAAGGAGTCGTTATATATGAAAAAGTATGAGAATTTCTGCAAAGCCTTGAATAACCTCAAAGAAATACAAAAAGAAATACCACCTTATTCGACGGTCGTCCAAACGGGAATGGTTTCTCTTTATGAAATCTGTTTTGAACAGGCTTGGAAAGCCATGAAAGAAGTATTGGAAAATAATGGCTATAGCCAGCATAAGATAGGGTCATCGCGGACAATTATCAAAATGGCTTATCAGGCAAATCTGATTGACGATGAGGATTGCTGGCTGGAGGCCTTGCGGGACCGGAACAATGTAGTCAATTCTTATAATGAAGAAATTGCCAATAATATCATTAAAGACAGCAAAGAGAAGTACATTACCATGTTTGAAGGGCTGCAAAAGGAAATAGAAAAAAATTGGTTGTGAAGATGATAGGGAGGTGGATTTTTTGCGAACGAATTCGATTTTAATCGTCGATGATGATGAAAAGCTTTGTGCTTTGTTGAAATCTTATTTTGAGCAGGAACAGTTCATCGTCTATGTGGCTCACGATGGCATGACGGCGTTGCATACGCTGCGCAACCAGAAACCGCAGATTATGCTCCTCGATTTGATGATGCCCGGCATGGATGGCTTCGAGGTCTGCCGCCGTATCCGTCAGTTCAGCGATATTCCCATTATCTTCTTGTCGGCCAAGGACGATGAAACGGACCGCCTAGTCGGTCTTAATATGGGCGGCGACGATTATGTGACCAAGCCTTTTCACGTCAAAGAAGTTATTGCCCGCGTTTACAGCCTGCTGCGGCGGACCCGCGGCGAAGTACTGCAGAAGACGACGTCGTATACCATACGGGATTTGACCATCGACAAGGAAAAGTTTACTGTCTTGAAAGGAAATCAGCCGGTGCCCCTGACGCCGACGGAGTTCAATCTCCTCGAAGTCTTGGCTTCGGCTCCGGACAGGGTGTTCAGCCGCATGCAGCTCATGGACAAAGTACAGGGCGGCTATGGCTTTGAAGGTTATGAACGGACTATCGACACGCATATCCGCAACCTGCGCAAGAAGCTGGAAGCCGACCCGGCCCATCCGACGTATATCCTGACCGTATACGGCATCGGTTATAAATTCGACGGAGGGAATCATGAAGAAAGCTGACAGCATCGTCATCCGCCTGACCGGGATGGTCTTTATCCTCATCTTCCTGACCATCGCCATTTTGCTCATCTTGGTCAATAACCAGATGGACAACCATTTTTCCCAGTATTTAACGAATATGTCCCAGATGATGGGCAATGGACATCAAGGCATGGGCATGATGCACGGCATGAGGCATGGGCCGGCGGAAATTACCTATATCTCGGCCGTCCACCGGTCGTTGCTCTGGGTCGGCCTGGTCATGCTGGCCGTCAGCGTCACCATCAGTTATTTTATCGTCCGGGAAATCATGCGTCCCTTGTCAGCTCTGACCGACGCCGTGCAAAAAGTCAAGGCCGGTACGTATGGCCAGACGGTTCCCGTCGAACGCCGTGATGAAGTCGGGACCCTGACCGAGACTTTCAACGACATGTCCCAGGAACTGGCGAAAAACGATAAGATGCGGCGCCGTCTCTTTGCCAACATCGCTCACGAACTGCGGACGCCCCTGGCCATCTTGCAGGGCAATCTGGAAGGGATGATCGACGATGTTATCCCGACGGATAAGAAGGTCCTCTTGTCCATGGAAGATGAAACCTTGCGCATGGGCCGCCTCATCCAGGACTTGCGGGACTTGTCACTGGCGGAAATTAATGAGCTGACGCTCCATAAAGCACCGCATGATATCAACGTTCTCCTGGAACGGGCCGTCAGTATGCTCCAGCCTTTATGTGACGAAAAATCCCTGGCCGTCCATTTGGACTTGGCCAGGGATTTGCCGAAGGTATCTATCGATGTGGACCGTATCAATCAGGTCATTTATAATCTGCTCAACAACGCCATCCGCTATATCGAAGCGGGCTGTACGATTACCGTTTCGACCTTAGCCGTCACCGTGAAGGGACAGCCTTATGTGCAGGTTCAGATTGCCGATACGGGCAGCGGCATTGCGCCGGAAGATTTACAGCATATCTTCCAGTACTTTTACCGCAGCGAAAAATCGCGGAACCGCAAGAGCGGCGGCAGTGGTATCGGCCTGGCTCTGGCTCAGCAGTTCGTCCGCAGTCATGGCGGCAGGATATGGGCGGACAGTGAAGTCGGCAGGGGGACGACGTTTACCTTTATTTTACCAATTCATAGCCAGCGTCGGCAATGACTTTGGCAAAGTCTTCCGTCGGGATGTCTTTGCTGGTCGTGACGTCGGCTTTTTTGCCTTCCAAGTCGACCGTAACGGCTGTGACGCCGTCCATAGCGGCTAATGCATCATGTACGTGTTTCTGGCAGTGCTGGCACATCATACCTTCGATTTTCAAAGTTTTTTCCATGGTTTCATCCTCTTCTTTCTTTGGGGTAATAAGATTTTTTAATGTATATCCAGCAGTGGTGATGACTTTTTTGAAGTCCTCTGCGGAAATAGCTTTATCAGCGGAGACATCGGCTTTCTGCCCATCCAGGTCGACGACGGCATCGGTGACGCCGTCCATGGCTTTCAGGACTTTCGTGACCGTAGCCACGCAGTGCTGGCACATCATGCCTTCGATGGACAGGGTATAGTGGAACGGGGCCGGAGCCGCTGCCACTTCGGGAACCGGATTTTGCGGAGCTGCCTGTGTGGCTTTAGGGCTATCTGCTTCCTGTGCCGATGTTTCACGTGAAACATCAGTGCTGTGCGTCGTCTTGAAGAAGCGCAGGCGCAGGGCGTTCATGCAGACCGTGAAGCTCGACAGGCTCATGGCAGCGGCGCCGATCATCGGGTTGAGGCGGATGCCGAAGGCCGGATAGAGGACCCCGGCTGCCAGGGGAATACAGATGATATTGTAGAAGAAAGCCCAGAACAGGTTTTCTTTGATATTCTTGATGACGGCCTTGCTCAGGCGGATGGCGCTGACGGCGTCGAGGAGGTCGCTGCGCATGAGGACGGCATCGGCGCTTTCGATGGCGACGTCTGTGCCGGCACCGATAGCCATGCCCAGATCGGCTTTCGCCAGGGCCGGTGCATCGTTGATGCCGTCGCCGATCATGGCGACTTTATGGCCTTGGGCCTGGAGGGCGGCGATGTGTTTTTCTTTATCCTGCGGCAGGACGCCGGCAATGACCCGGGGAATGTGCAGGCGCTGGCGGATGGCTTCGGCCGTGCGCTGGTTGTCGCCAGTGAGCATGACGACGTGGATGCCCATTTTGGCAAAGTCGGCAATGGCTTCGGCGCTGGTCGTTTTTTCGACGTCGGCTACGGCGATGATGCCGATGATTTCCTTGTCGTCGGCAAAGAGGAGCGGTGTCTTGCCGTCGTCGGCCAGAGCGTTGAGGCTGGCCGTGATAGCTTTGGTGTCGATATGGGCTTCGTCCATGAGGCGCATATTGCCGGCATAATAAGTCTTGCTGTCGATGACGGCCTGGACGCCGCGGCCGAAGAGGGCCTTGAAATCGCTGGCCGTCTTGCCGGTCAGCTGGTGTTCGCTGGCGTAGGTCGTAATGGCTTCAGCCAGGGGATGTTCACTGCCTTTTTCCAGAGCTGCCGCAATGGCGACGAGGTCTTCTTTTGTGCCTTTCAAGGGAACGATGTCCGTAACTTTCGGCCGGCCTTCGGTGATGGTGCCGGTCTTGTCCATGACGACCGTATCGATGGCATGGGCCGTTTCCAGGGCTTCGCCAGATTTGATGAGGATGCCGTTTTCAGCCCCTTTGCCAGTGCCGACCATGATGGCAACCGGTGTAGCCAGGCCCAGGGCGCACGGGCAGGAGATGACCAGGACGGAGATGGCCGTCGAGAAGGCAAATTCGGCATCGACGCCCATGACGAAGTACCAGATGAGGCCGGTAATGATGGCGATAGTGATGACGGCCGGGACGAAGTAGCCAGAGATGGTATCGGCCATCTTGGCGATGGGCGCCTTGCTGGCGCTGGCTTCGTCGACGAGTTTGATAATCTGGCTGATGGTCGTATCGGCGCCGACGCGGCGGGCTGTAATGTGGATGAAACCCGTCTTATTTATCGTAGCCGATGTGACTTTGTCGCCGACTTGTTTTTCAACAGGAATACTTTCGCCGGTAATAGCGGCTTCATCGATGCTGGTCGTGCCTTCAGAAATGACGCTGTCAGCCGGGATGCTTTCACCGGGGCGGATGACGATTTCATCGCCGACGACAAGGTCTTCGACGGGGATGACCGTTTCGACGCCGTTGCGCAGGACCGTCGCCTGTTTCGGTGCCAGGTCCATGAGTTTTTCAATGGCGGTGCTGGTCTTGCCTTTGGCGCGGGCTTCGAGGAACTTGCCGATGTCGATGAGGGTGACGATCATGCCGGCTGATTCAAAGTACAGGTTGGTGCTGTACTGGGCGACGAGGGCCCAGTCACCGTGGCCCATGCCCCAGCTCATGCGGAAGATGGCGAAGACGCCGTAGACGGCAGCGGCCATGGAGCCGAGCCCGACCAGGCTGTCCATGTTCGGTGCACCCTGGAAGAGGTTGCGGAAGCCGTTGACATAGTACTTGCGGTTCAAGTACATGATGGGCAGGATTAATAAGAACTGGGTAAAGGCAAAGGTAATGGCATTTTCATCGCCGTGGAAGACGTACTGGAAGCCTTCCGGGACGGGGATGCCGAACCATTCATAGAACATGTGGTGCATGGCGATGTACATGACCGGGATCAGGAAGAGGATGGACCCGATGAGGCGGTGCTTCATGGCCTTCATTTCTTCCTTGGCAATGTCGGATGCGCTTTTCTGGGACGCACCGGCCGACTGCGGGCTGCCGCTTTCAGCCGGGCTGGCGCCATAGCCGGCATCGACGACGGCCTGGATGATGTCTTGTTCGCTGACGACGTTTTCATCATACGAGGCCTGCATGCTGTTGGTCAGCAGGTTGACGCTGGCCTTGTCGATACCGTCCAGCTTGTTGACGGCTTTTTCCACGCGGGCTGAGCAGGCGGAGCAGCTCATGCCGGTAATGGTGAATTTTTCGTGCTTCAAAATACTCACTCCTTTATTTCATGAGTTTTTGTAAAGTGCAGACGAGTTCATCGACGACTTCGTCTTTGCCTTCACGGATGTCGTGGACGACGCAGGACTTGATGTGCTGGCCCAGGAGCTCCTTATTGAAAGAATTCAAGGCCGACTGGATGGCACTGACCTGAGTCAGGATATCAATACAATAGCGATCGTCTTCGACCATTTTTTTCACGCCCCGTACTTGGCCTTCGATGCGGTTCAGACGGGAAATGAGTGATTTATACTCTTTGCCCTCTTTATTGCGATACTTATGCTTTTCCGTATCGCAGCAAGGACAGACTTTCTTTTCGCCCATAATTGAATACTCCTTTCAAATAAATACCCCTATGGGGTACATGGTTATAATATACCTACAAGGGGTATATGTCAAGGGGGAGTTGTTAGTGGTTAGTAGATGGTTTTTTATTTGTAGGGGCGACCGCGTGGGGCGCCCGCTCCGGAATATGCATGATTTCCCAATCAGTTTGCCAGGAAAATCATCCAAACGGGCCGCCTTAACAGGACGGCCCCTACGGTGCGGCCATGAGGCCGCCACGAGCTACGAACCACGAACCACTAAAAAAAAGGCGCTGTCTTCACGCGACAGCGCCTTTTTTTTATCCTTATTTCAACAATGCTTTGACGGCTTCTGTTTCGTCCGTAGCGTTTTCGTTACCAGAGATGATGGCACCCTGGGCTACGATGCAGTCGAGGCCTTTGTCCTTGCGGACCTGGTCGACTTTGGAAACGACGTCTTTTTCAATGGGGACGATCAGCTTGTTTTCCAGCTTGCTCAGGTTCTGAGCGAGTTCACGGCCGAGGTTCTGGCGTTCCTGATCGGTCTTCATTTTCGGAGCTTTTTTAGCAAACTGTTCGTTAGCATCTTTGACAGCAGCCTGCATCTGAGCGCTGACTTTCGGGAAGTCCTTGTGGGACTGTACTAAGGTATCGAAGTTGACGTAACCGACGCCGGAAGCGAAGGCCGACGAAGCAGCGACAAGGCTCATCATTCCCATAACGGCAAGGGATGCCAATTGTTTTTTCAGTTTCATAATGTATTCCTCCTGTACCGCAGAGCGGCTGAATTACTCTTTCTTACAATGTTCTATTCGTATATTATAACAAACTTACTGCTAAAGTACAACATGCACGGCTT containing:
- a CDS encoding response regulator transcription factor, which translates into the protein MDFLRTNSILIVDDDEKLCALLKSYFEQEQFIVYVAHDGMTALHTLRNQKPQIMLLDLMMPGMDGFEVCRRIRQFSDIPIIFLSAKDDETDRLVGLNMGGDDYVTKPFHVKEVIARVYSLLRRTRGEVLQKTTSYTIRDLTIDKEKFTVLKGNQPVPLTPTEFNLLEVLASAPDRVFSRMQLMDKVQGGYGFEGYERTIDTHIRNLRKKLEADPAHPTYILTVYGIGYKFDGGNHEES
- a CDS encoding sensor histidine kinase, which translates into the protein MKKADSIVIRLTGMVFILIFLTIAILLILVNNQMDNHFSQYLTNMSQMMGNGHQGMGMMHGMRHGPAEITYISAVHRSLLWVGLVMLAVSVTISYFIVREIMRPLSALTDAVQKVKAGTYGQTVPVERRDEVGTLTETFNDMSQELAKNDKMRRRLFANIAHELRTPLAILQGNLEGMIDDVIPTDKKVLLSMEDETLRMGRLIQDLRDLSLAEINELTLHKAPHDINVLLERAVSMLQPLCDEKSLAVHLDLARDLPKVSIDVDRINQVIYNLLNNAIRYIEAGCTITVSTLAVTVKGQPYVQVQIADTGSGIAPEDLQHIFQYFYRSEKSRNRKSGGSGIGLALAQQFVRSHGGRIWADSEVGRGTTFTFILPIHSQRRQ
- a CDS encoding heavy metal translocating P-type ATPase, with protein sequence MKHEKFTITGMSCSACSARVEKAVNKLDGIDKASVNLLTNSMQASYDENVVSEQDIIQAVVDAGYGASPAESGSPQSAGASQKSASDIAKEEMKAMKHRLIGSILFLIPVMYIAMHHMFYEWFGIPVPEGFQYVFHGDENAITFAFTQFLLILPIMYLNRKYYVNGFRNLFQGAPNMDSLVGLGSMAAAVYGVFAIFRMSWGMGHGDWALVAQYSTNLYFESAGMIVTLIDIGKFLEARAKGKTSTAIEKLMDLAPKQATVLRNGVETVIPVEDLVVGDEIVIRPGESIPADSVISEGTTSIDEAAITGESIPVEKQVGDKVTSATINKTGFIHITARRVGADTTISQIIKLVDEASASKAPIAKMADTISGYFVPAVITIAIITGLIWYFVMGVDAEFAFSTAISVLVISCPCALGLATPVAIMVGTGKGAENGILIKSGEALETAHAIDTVVMDKTGTITEGRPKVTDIVPLKGTKEDLVAIAAALEKGSEHPLAEAITTYASEHQLTGKTASDFKALFGRGVQAVIDSKTYYAGNMRLMDEAHIDTKAITASLNALADDGKTPLLFADDKEIIGIIAVADVEKTTSAEAIADFAKMGIHVVMLTGDNQRTAEAIRQRLHIPRVIAGVLPQDKEKHIAALQAQGHKVAMIGDGINDAPALAKADLGMAIGAGTDVAIESADAVLMRSDLLDAVSAIRLSKAVIKNIKENLFWAFFYNIICIPLAAGVLYPAFGIRLNPMIGAAAMSLSSFTVCMNALRLRFFKTTHSTDVSRETSAQEADSPKATQAAPQNPVPEVAAAPAPFHYTLSIEGMMCQHCVATVTKVLKAMDGVTDAVVDLDGQKADVSADKAISAEDFKKVITTAGYTLKNLITPKKEEDETMEKTLKIEGMMCQHCQKHVHDALAAMDGVTAVTVDLEGKKADVTTSKDIPTEDFAKVIADAGYELVK
- a CDS encoding metal-sensing transcriptional repressor, with product MGEKKVCPCCDTEKHKYRNKEGKEYKSLISRLNRIEGQVRGVKKMVEDDRYCIDILTQVSAIQSALNSFNKELLGQHIKSCVVHDIREGKDEVVDELVCTLQKLMK
- a CDS encoding OmpH/Skp family outer membrane protein, with translation MKLKKQLASLAVMGMMSLVAASSAFASGVGYVNFDTLVQSHKDFPKVSAQMQAAVKDANEQFAKKAPKMKTDQERQNLGRELAQNLSKLENKLIVPIEKDVVSKVDQVRKDKGLDCIVAQGAIISGNENATDETEAVKALLK